A part of Pseudomonadota bacterium genomic DNA contains:
- a CDS encoding glycosyltransferase: protein MPFSLPRVSVLLPVRNEAPRLARALRSLQRQRLTDWECVIVDDGSTDGSRQIAERFAQADERFVVSAQAHGGLVSALNRGLEQCRAPVVARMDGDDACHRDRLAAQLAWLSAHPDIDVVSCFVRLFPRRVLRVGLLRYEAWLNSLITPERIAADFFVESPVAHPSVMMRRAALIAAGGYIDNGWPEDYDLFLRLHLRGARFAKVPQTLFFWCERAERYTRTSPVCSVDAIIRCKLAHLRAQVPGAVALRGGGPTGRQLMRRMRTLGWDVQRIVDVDPDRIGQRIDGIPVVSTDDETARRLPLLVAVGVAGAREQIRAELSAQGRVEGRDHWFLA, encoded by the coding sequence ATGCCGTTCTCCCTCCCCCGCGTGAGCGTTCTCCTCCCCGTCCGCAACGAAGCCCCTCGACTGGCGCGCGCCTTGCGAAGCCTGCAGCGGCAGCGTCTCACCGACTGGGAGTGCGTCATCGTCGATGACGGCTCCACAGACGGCTCCCGCCAGATCGCGGAGCGCTTCGCGCAGGCAGACGAGCGGTTCGTCGTGTCGGCACAGGCGCATGGCGGCCTCGTCTCGGCGCTGAACCGCGGTCTCGAGCAATGCCGCGCGCCCGTGGTCGCCCGCATGGACGGCGACGATGCATGCCATCGCGATCGGCTAGCAGCGCAGCTGGCCTGGCTCTCGGCCCACCCGGACATCGACGTGGTGTCTTGCTTCGTGCGCCTGTTCCCCAGACGGGTGCTGCGCGTCGGACTGCTGCGCTATGAGGCGTGGCTCAACAGCCTCATCACGCCTGAGCGTATCGCGGCGGACTTCTTCGTCGAGAGCCCGGTGGCGCATCCATCCGTGATGATGCGTCGCGCAGCGCTGATCGCGGCCGGCGGCTACATCGACAATGGCTGGCCAGAAGACTACGACCTCTTCCTGCGCCTGCACCTTCGAGGCGCGCGCTTCGCAAAGGTGCCGCAAACCCTGTTCTTCTGGTGCGAGCGCGCGGAGCGATACACCCGAACAAGCCCGGTCTGCAGCGTCGACGCCATCATCAGATGCAAGCTCGCGCACCTGCGCGCGCAGGTGCCCGGGGCGGTGGCCCTTCGAGGGGGAGGACCCACCGGGCGGCAGCTTATGCGACGCATGCGAACGCTCGGGTGGGACGTGCAGCGCATCGTCGATGTAGACCCGGACCGCATCGGACAGCGCATCGACGGCATACCGGTCGTGTCGACCGACGACGAGACCGCGCGGCGCCTGCCCCTGCTCGTGGCCGTGGGCGTCGCGGGCGCCCGTGAGCAGATACGGGCCGAGCTCTCGGCCCAGGGACGCGTGGAAGGACGCGACCACTGGTTCCTGGCCTGA
- a CDS encoding chlorite dismutase — MAAEQSTHASESNGAAPPAGRPARRTVDLDPSGQVTHREPDRVKRQYLNYAFFKLDPAFRRLSAEEKASARAEFLGSVQQWEGEVRIQRTYSLVGMRAEVDFMLWRIAFDVRDFQESQAAINRTRLAGYLTQPYNFLAMQKRSQYVNRVQGSGHGVEMLPGEGQYLFVYPFIKTRPWYDLTPHARQGMMDEHIFASEPFKGVRINTSYSYGIDDQEFVVSFDSDFPQEFVDLVHRLRYTEASNFTLRDTPMFTCVKASLEEILDQIC, encoded by the coding sequence ATGGCCGCAGAGCAGAGCACGCACGCATCAGAGTCGAATGGGGCCGCGCCGCCCGCGGGGCGCCCCGCAAGGCGCACCGTCGATCTCGATCCCAGCGGGCAGGTCACCCACCGCGAGCCGGACCGCGTGAAGCGCCAGTACCTCAACTACGCGTTCTTCAAGCTCGACCCCGCGTTCCGCCGCCTGTCGGCCGAGGAGAAGGCGTCGGCACGCGCCGAGTTCCTGGGGTCTGTGCAGCAGTGGGAGGGTGAGGTGCGCATCCAGCGCACCTACAGCCTGGTGGGCATGCGCGCAGAGGTCGACTTCATGCTCTGGCGCATCGCCTTCGATGTGCGCGACTTCCAGGAGTCGCAGGCGGCCATCAATCGCACGCGCCTGGCCGGCTACCTCACGCAGCCCTACAACTTCCTCGCCATGCAGAAGCGCAGCCAGTACGTCAATCGCGTGCAGGGAAGCGGTCACGGGGTCGAGATGCTGCCCGGCGAGGGACAGTACCTGTTCGTGTACCCCTTCATCAAGACGCGCCCCTGGTACGACCTCACGCCCCACGCCCGTCAGGGCATGATGGACGAGCACATCTTCGCCAGCGAGCCGTTCAAGGGCGTGCGCATCAACACCTCGTACTCGTACGGCATCGACGATCAGGAGTTCGTGGTCTCGTTCGACAGCGACTTCCCACAGGAGTTCGTCGACCTCGTGCATCGCCTGCGGTACACCGAGGCCAGCAACTTCACGCTGCGAGACACCCCCATGTTCACGTGCGTGAAGGCCTCCCTCGAGGAGATCCTCGATCAGATCTGCTGA